From Methanorbis furvi:
ATGGGAGGATTTGCCGGAGCAATCCTCACCGGAGTCTTCGCAGTCGCCGCAATCGGAGGAGCCAGTGGACTCATCGAAGGAAACGCCATGCAGTTCGGCATCCAGATACTCGATGCCTGCGTTGCAGCAGCCTATGCGTTTGGGGTAACCTTCGCCCTTGCATGGATCATCAACAAAGTTATCGGCATGCGGGTCAGTGATGATGAAGAGTACGTCGGTCTGGATATAGCCCAGCACGGCGAGGTAGTAAACTAATAATGGAGGAACATTTACCATGAAAATGATCGTTGCAATCATCCGCCCAGAAAAAGTGGATGATGTCGTAGATGCCCTTGAAGCACAGAATATACCCGGAGTTACCATCACCGATGTCCGCGGACGTGGGGAACAGAGGGGAATTTGTCTGCAGTACCGTGCAGGACAGGTGCAGATTCACACGCTCCCGAAGACAAAACTCGAGATCGTGATCCCTGACAAAGACGTTGACACAACCATCAAAACCATTCGTGAACATGCACGCACCGGTAAAAAAGGAGACGGACGTATCTTTGTCCTGCCGGTCGAGGCAGCAGCATGGGTGCGTACTGATGATTTCATCGTCGGTTAACTCCTTAACTTTTTTTCATGTTGGTTTTTTCTGAAAAATACGTGAACTTGTCTGCTGTATCGTATTATGAAAAAT
This genomic window contains:
- a CDS encoding P-II family nitrogen regulator → MKMIVAIIRPEKVDDVVDALEAQNIPGVTITDVRGRGEQRGICLQYRAGQVQIHTLPKTKLEIVIPDKDVDTTIKTIREHARTGKKGDGRIFVLPVEAAAWVRTDDFIVG